A region of the Phaseolus vulgaris cultivar G19833 chromosome 11, P. vulgaris v2.0, whole genome shotgun sequence genome:
CAATAAAACCCTGCGCGAATCACCTTGGAAGCTAATGACCTTCCCCCCacgtggcttccacaaatcCCCTCGTGGAGTTCCGACATGATCCTCGTACACTCATTGCCACTCACACATGTCAGAATTGGGTGCGTGTACCCATGCCTAAATAGCACTCCATCAACGAGAGTGTACCTTgcagagttcttctttatcctcTTTCCCTCTCTAGGCTCTGCTGGGAGAATCCCATCTGCAATGTATCGCCTATAAGGCGTCATCCACGTGTCCCCTTTTTCCAAGGCACATACTTGCACACACTTCTCTTCCTCGGGCGAGGCCGCATAGGTGCTGATGCGGGGTGTCCTCGCCGTATCTTGAATCAATGAGCGATGACTCCTCGACTTCCCCCTTGTCGTGCTGATGTGAAGAACATCCACCCTATTGTCTGCCAGAAACTTTCGCGGCattttgagcgtctcttggatgactgccctctgccttcccccttgcctgagctggccagcttggcaagcaggtcagctctagcattctgctcccttgggacatgcaccagctcaaaagCGGCGAAGGCTCCCTTCAACACCTCAACGTACCTCAGGTACGCAGCCATCTATGGATCCTTTGCTTGGTACTCCCCTGTTACCTGCCCTGTAACCAACTGGGAATCACTCTTCGCCAAGAGGCtttgtgcgcccatctccttggccaagagcattccagcaatcagcgcctcatactctgcctgattattacttgccttgaaggcgaaacgcagggcttgctcgatcaacaccccattgggcccctccaagactattcccgcaccactcccctGTTGGTTTGAGGACCCATCTACCGACAACATCCACTGTGTCCCCGACTCCATTTCCTGGGGGACGCCTCCCGGTGATAACTCTGCAACAAAATCTGCATagacctgccctttgatggatcctctgggctcatatTGGATAtgaaactctgacagctccactgcgcagcgaaccatcctcccagcaacgtcTGGCTTCTGTAGTATCTTCTGAATGGGGAGgtccgtcatcaccaccactgtgaagctatgaaaatagtggcggagcctcctggccgagaaCACTACTGCTAGCGTCACCTTCTCCAACGACTGGTATCTCGACTCTGGGCCTTGCAaagccttgcttacgaagtagatgggcctCTACACTTgatcctgctcctggaccagcacagagctaATAGCCCactcagtcacagcgaagtacAAGCAAAGGGGGATGCCTGCCCATGGCTTGCACAGCAccagaggcgtcgccaagtactcctttaGCTTGAGGAATGCTGCTTCGCACTCATCTGTCCACGCAAAACGACTGTTCCTTTTAAGGCACTGAAAGTAGGGGTGGCCCT
Encoded here:
- the LOC137838150 gene encoding uncharacterized protein is translated as MTDLPIQKILQKPDVAGRMVRCAVELSEFHIQYEPRGSIKGQVYADFVAELSPGGVPQEMESGTQWMLSVDGSSNQQGSGAGIVLEGPNGVLIEQALRFAFKASNNQAEYEALIAGMLLAKEMGAQSLLAKSDSQLVTGQVTGEYQAKDP